From Pyrenophora tritici-repentis strain M4 chromosome 1, whole genome shotgun sequence, the proteins below share one genomic window:
- a CDS encoding OsmC family protein, with product MSAAQALREKQAPIKDGYRSNPASAVVTLKSTGSLDDHSITCKLSDSSAVKEAHRVAGLHQKAGGDDPAISGELCSGDMLLDALVACSGVTLKAVATALGIPIVSGTVTAEGDLDFKGTLGVDKTAPVGMTGIRLEFAVQFGEREDGKEVSEEEVERLGKLTERYCVVLQTLVHKPSIAVKLAGSGGDKGDGVKREVSHKSEL from the coding sequence ATGTCCGCCGCCCAAGCCCTCCGCGAAAAGCAAGCCCCCATCAAAGACGGGTACCGCAGCAACCCCGCCTCAGCAGTCGTAACACTAAAGTCAACGGGCTCCCTTGACGACCACTCAATAACATGCAAGCTCTCTGACAGCTCTGCCGTCAAGGAAGCGCATCGTGTCGCGGGTCTGCATCAAAAAGCCGGTGGTGACGACCCTGCGATATCCGGGGAACTCTGCTCTGGGGATATGCTGTTGGATGCTCTAGTCGCTTGCTCGGGCGTTACGCTAAAAGCTGTTGCTACTGCGCTTGGTATACCCATTGTATCTGGTACTGTAACTGCGGAGGGGGACTTGGACTTCAAGGGTACGCTGGGTGTGGATAAGACGGCGCCGGTGGGTATGACGGGTATCAGGTTGGAGTTTGCAGTACAGTTTGGGGAGAGGGAGGATGGGAAGGAGGTTAGTgaggaggaggtggagaGGCTGGGTAAGCTGACGGAGAGGTATTGCGTTGTGTTGCAGACGTTGGTGCATAAGCCGAGTATTGCGGTCAAGTTGGCGGGGAGTGGTGGGGATAAGGGGGATGGAGTGAAAAGGGAGGTGTCGCATAAGAGTGAGTTGTAG
- a CDS encoding glycosyl hydrolase: MRLFSPARALAALSLLSTDVVRPLTQAIVLDPNSQESINDVSSKVAKQLVAQYATIDDKGIHVLGGYPGILYEPYYWWQAGAMFGTLLDYWHYTGDEQYNEMVREGLMHQFGEHNDLMPSNQSKNEGNDDQVFWAFSMIAAAEYKLKDPPGDKPGWLAMTQSVFNQFVGRYQKEVVDGNCGGGMRWQIYPWLNGWTYKNTASNGGLFHLGARLAMYTKNDTYAKWAEKTFDWLSDSPLLLDDGTVYDGTSMTTNPPCKDADKTPWTYNYGIMIAGAAYMYNYTNGGEKWKTALTKFIDKASIFFPEEKGGVMVEICEANKVCDADQESFKAYLARWLGITMQMAPEFTPKILPRLQKSAVAAAQTCEGPSQHNGGPHQCGMKWWNTGFDGVGGVGPQMTALNVISVLNAQRVPPPYSQDNGGTSQGNPGLGSGGTDGGSTLPKFESDITTADKAGAAILTIMVAVMFVGGAYWMLS, from the exons ATGAGGTTATTCAGCCCTGCGCGAGCGCTAGCGGCGCTCTCTCTACTGTCAACAGATGTCGTGCGACCACTTACCCAAGCTATAGTCTTGGATCCAAACTCTCAAG AATCCATCAACGATGTCTCTAGCAAAGTCGCCAAACAGCTTGTTGCGCAATATGCGACCATCGATGACAAAGGCATACATGTGCTTGGAGGCTATCCGGGTATTCTCTACGAACCTTACTACTGGTGGCAGGCGGGTGCCATGTTTGGTACATTGCTCGACTACTGGCACTACACTGGCGACGAACAGTACAACGAAATGGTCCGCGAAGGTCTAATGCACCAATTCGGAGAGCACAATGACTTG ATGCCCTCAAATCAGTCCAAGAACGAAGGAAACGATGATCAAGTCTTCTGGGCCTTTTCCATGATCGCCGCAGCCGAATACAAACTCAAAGACCCTCCTGGCGACAAGCCTGGTTGGCTTGCAATGACACAATCCGTCTTCAACCAGTTCGTAGGACGTTACCAGAAAGAGGTTGTCGATGGAAACTGTGGTGGTGGTATGCGCTGGCAGATTTATCCGTGGCTTAATGGGTGGACGTATAAAAACACGGCGTCAAACGGTGGTCTCTTCCATCTCGGCGCTAGGCTGGCCATGTACACCAAGAACGACACATATGCGAAATGGGCGGAGAAGACGTTCGATTGGCTGTCTGACAGTCCTTTACTGTTGGACGATGGCACGGTTTATGACGGAACAAGCATGACCACCAATCCGCCATGCAAAGACGCAGACAAGACGCCATGGACTTACAACTATGGTATCATGATAGCAGGAGCTGCCTAC ATGTACAATTATACCAACGGCGGAGAGAAATGGAAGACAGCACTCACCAAATTCATCGACAAGGCCAGCATATTCTTCCCTGAGGAAAAAGGCGGAGTAATGGTGGAAATCTGCGAAGCTAACAAAGTCTGTGACGCCGATCAAGAGAGTTTCAAAGCCTACCTCGCCCGCTGGCTAGGCATCACCATGCAAATGGCACCCGAATTCACCCCCAAAATCCTCCCACGTCTGCAAAAATCCGCAGTTGCTGCAGCACAGACATGTGAAGGGCCATCACAACACAATGGCGGACCCCACCAGTGTGGCATGAAGTGGTGGAACACAGGGTTCGATGGTGTCGGTGGCGTAGGACCACAAATGACAGCCCTCAACGTCATCAGCGTACTCAACGCTCAACGAGTCCCACCACCCTATTCCCAGGATAACGGCGGTACCAGTCAAGGAAATCCAGGTCTTGGGTCTGGTGGAACCGATGGCGGTAGTACGCTTCCGAAATTCGAATCCGACATCACGACTGCGGATAAGGCGGGTGCAGCCATTCTCACTATCATGGTAGCTGTCATGTTTGTAGGTGGGGCTTACTGGATGCTCTCCTAG
- a CDS encoding Acetyl-CoA carboxylase, carboxyltransferase component (subunits alpha and beta) encodes MVPRAPSREALALLKHSIKPSIAIRSQTRCLFSSTSRPTTLSHLRSHEPYQISRNAATFSHSHHAEAVSIIPTTVDTSNADFKENKRQMDEATENLVNLHTKIAQGGPQKARDKHIQRGKMLVRDRITALIDPGTPFLELSQMAGYDMYGEDDVPAGGIVTGIGTVNGVQCMVVANDATVKGGTYYPVTVKKHLRAQTIAQENRLPCIYLVDSGGANLPNQADVFPDVNHFGRIFYNQARMSSMGIPQISVVMGPCTAGGAYVPSMSDENIIVENQGHIFLAGPPLVKAATGEVVSAEDLGGGKLHSEISGVTDYLAVDDAHALVLARRSVGNLNWHRNQTMTPQPSFQEPLYDPQELSGIVGTNLRRQIAIHEVIARIVDGSSFDEFKPLYGSTLVTGFAEIYGHKVGIVANNGILFSESSLKGAHFVQLCGKRHIPLIFLQNISGFMVGQDAEKGGIAKNGAKLVTAVSCVDVPKFTVVVGSSAGAGNYGMCGRAYSPRLLFTWPNAKTSVMGAEQLSSVMEAVGKKVDPALKARIEHESEATFGSARLWDDGIIPPEHTRRVLGMGLQMACGGQNKGVDRESTWGVFRM; translated from the exons ATGGTTCCGAGAGCGCCTTCACGCGAGGCTTTGGCATTGCTCAAGCACTCAATCAAACCATCAATAGCGATCCGATCGCAAACACGCTGCCTCTTCTCTTCCACTTCTCGCCCTACGACACTCTCACACTTGCGGTCCCACGAGCCATACCAAATCAGTAGAAACGCAGCTACTTTCTCGCATTCACACCATGCCGAGGCCGTCTCCATCATCCCCACAACTGTCGACACGAGTAATGCGGACTTCAAGGAAAACAAGCGTCAGATGGATGAAGCAACGGAGAACCTGGTTAATTTGCACACCAAGATCGCTCAGGGTGGACCACAAAAAGCGAGAGACAAACACATACAACGAGGAAAAATGTTGGTCAGGGACAGGATCACGGCATTGATTGACCCTGGCACACCTTTCCTCGAATTGAGCCAAATGGCAGGCTACGACATGTACGGCGAAGATGACGTCCCTGCAGGTGGCATTGTCACAGGAATCGGTACAGTCAATGGTGTGCAGTGTATGGTGGTCGCAAACGATGCCACTGTCAAGGGAGGCACATACTACCCGGTCACAGTGAAGAAGCATCTGCGGGCTCAAACCATTGCACAAGAAAACAGACTACCATGCATCTACCTTGTCGACTCTGGAGGTGCCAACCTACCGAACCAAGCAGATGTGTTCCCAGACGTCAACCACTTTGGTCGCATATTTTACAACCAAGCGCGCATGTCTAGCATGGGCATTCCGCAGATCAGTGTCGTCATGGGTCCGTGTACAGCAGGCGGTGCATACGTACCCAGTATGAGCGACGAGAACATTATCGTAGAGAATCAAGGACACATCTTCCTCGCCGGTCCACCGCTAGTCAAGGCAGCGACTGGTGAGGTAGTGTCGGCCGAAGATCTTGGTGGAGGCAAGCTTCATAGCGAGATTTCAGGAGTCACAGATTATCTGGCAGTTGACGACGCACACGCACTTGTTCTTGCACGCCGAAGTGTTGGGAACCTGAACTGGCATCGCAATCAGACAATGACGCCACAACCGAGTTTCCAAGAGCCGCTATATGATCCTCAGGAGCTATCGGGCATTGTAGGCACAAACCTGCGCCGGCAGATCGCCATTCACGAGGTCATTGCCAGGATCGTCGATGGATCCTCGTTTGACGAGTTCAAGCCCTTGTACGGCTCAACGCTTGTGACTGGATTCGCAGAAATCTATGGACACAAGGTCGGTATCGTGGCCAACAATGGCATTCTCTTCAGCGAGAGCTCATTGAAGGGCGCACATTTCGTCCAATTATGCGGAAAGCGACACATTCCGCTCATTTTCTTGCAGAACATTTCGGGTTTCATGGTCGGCCAAGATGCGGAAAAGGGCGGTATCGCGAAAAATGGAGCCAAGTTGGTGACGGCAGTGAGCTGCGTTGACGTACCCAAGTTCACAGTCGTGGTTGGATCCAGTGCTGGTGCAGGCAACTATGGCATGTG TGGCCGCGCATACTCTCCACGTCTGCTCTTCACGTGGCCTAATGCCAAAACATCAGTCATGGGCGCTGAACAACTGTCGTCTGTCATGGAAGCTGTGGGTAAGAAAGTGGATCCTGCGCTCAAGGCACGGATAGAGCACGAGAGTGAAGCGACGTTTGGCTCGGCAAGACTATGGGATGACGGCATCATCCCGCCTGAGCACACGAGGAGAGTGCTTGGAATGGGGTTGCAGATGGCGTGTGGTGGACAAAACAAGGGAGTCGATCGTGAAAGCACGTGGGGAGTGTTCAGGATGTAG
- a CDS encoding YjeF-N domain containing protein: MALRTLSAKSAAALDQELMSTGAFSIDQLMELAGLSVSQAVFKLQPLSKGKRILVACGPGNNGGDGLVAARHLFHYGYQPTIYYPKQSKNELYQRLKKQLEDLKVPFTEDFTGALKQTDHIVDAIFGFSFSGEVREPFPKVIEVLASTSVPVLAVDAPSSWDIEDGPRDSGPGKGFMPPALISLTAPKPLVKKFTGRHFLGGRFLSPEMADKYNLDIPKYEGLDQVVEVPVEGGKL, translated from the exons ATGGCTCTTCGA ACTCTATCAGCCAAAAGCGCAGCAGCGCTCGACCAAGAGCTCATGTCAACCGGTGCATTCTCCATCGATCAGCTCATGGAACTCGCCGGTCTTTCAGTTTCACAAGCCG TCTTCAAACTCCAACCCCTCAGTAAGGGCAAGCGCATCCTCGTAGCTTGTGGTCCGGGCAACAATGGTGGTGATGGCCTTGTCGCTGCTCGACACTTGTTCCACTACGGCTATCAACCTACTATCTACTACCCAAAGCAGAGCAAGAACGAGCTATACCAG CGTCTCAAGAAACAACTCGAAGATCTCAAGGTTCCCTTTACAGAAGATTTCACCGGTGCTCTAAAGCAGACTGATCATATTGTCGATGCAATTTTTGGCTTCAGCTTCTCAGGCGAAGTACGAGAACCTTTCCCCAAAGTCATTGAAGTGCTGGCGTCCACTTCGGTTCCTGTTCTCGCTGTTGATGCACCATCGTCTTGGGACATTGAAGATGGACCTCGAGACTCAGGACCTGGCAAGGGTTTCATGCCACCAGCACTAATCAGCTTGACTGCACCGAAGCCACTGGTCAAGAAGTTTACTGGTCGCCACTTTCTTGGTGGACGATTTTTGAGTCCGGAGATGGCGGACAAGTACAACCTTGATATTCCAAAGTATGAAGGCTTGGATCAAGTGGTCGAGGTACCTGTTGAGGGCGGGAAACTCTAA
- a CDS encoding mitochondrial 37S ribosomal protein bS16m, producing the protein MVLRIRLARFGKKHAPFYNIVVAHARTARNSRPLEVLGTYDPKPQPPRPGDTHGRPWKDIKLDISRARYWVGVGAQPSDTAWRLLSMVGILEPQYRVGQIQGQVVKADSAHKSLIPESKILAAQPTTRVENMEGGAKHVGT; encoded by the exons ATGGTCTTACGAATTCGTCTCGCCCGCTTCGGCAAGAAGCACGCACCCTTCTACAACATAGTCGTCGCGCACGCAAG AACAGCGCGCAATTCCCGGCCTCTTGAAGTCCTCGGTACCTACGACCCCAAGCCGCAACCACCACGACCCGGCGACACTCACGGCCGGCCGTGGAAAGACATCAAACTCGACATAAGCCGAGCGCGGTACTGGGTCGGTGTAGGAGCACAGCCTAGCGATACAGCGTGGAGGTTGCTGAGCATGGTGGGCATTCTCGAACCACAATACCGCGTAGGCCAGATCCAAGGCCAGGTCGTCAAGGCGGATTCAGCACACAAGAGTTTGATACCCGAGAGCAAGATTCTGGCAGCGCAACCAACGACGAGGGTGGAGAACATGGAGGGTGGAGCCAAGCATGTTGGTACTTGA
- a CDS encoding SdaC, Amino acid permease: MASYSAIGPEPTEADSMTSSTGSLGGRRKGRGKQDAGFHGEATWISSVINLANTILGAGLLAMPSALSKMGVFLGIFVIAWAGTTAGFGLYLQTRCARYIDRGHVSFATLSQMTYPNASIIFDAAIAIKCFGVAVSYLIIIGDLMPGVVRGFAPGAAEIGFLVDRQFWITAFMLIVIPLSFLRRLDSLKYTSVIALFSIAYLVVLVVAHFIKGDTIADRGTVRVFQWAGPVNALAAFPVIVFAYTCHQNMFSILNELADNSHFQTTTVIFASIGGACGLYILTGITGYLSYGDNIHGNIVSMYPTAVASTIGRLAIVILVMFSYPLQIHPCRASLDACMKWRPGGVRKPVEGSPSRNSLMTNTPKPRSPKSAEMSDLKFAIISTILIIMSFITAMTVSSLEKVLAYVGSTGSTTISFILPGLFYYKISDPESTHHQRLVKNEDDESEYQSGEVEGYVTSEGHMNRDWRRGLLRNMALALSIYGVVVMVVCLITNTFLVAAAH, encoded by the exons ATGGCCTCGTACTCCGCCATCGGCCCAGAGCCTACAGAGGCAGATTCCATGACGTCGAGCACCGGATCGCTGGGGGGCAGACG GAAAGGAAGGGGTAAACAAGACGCTGGATTCCACGGCGAGGCAACATGGATATCGAGTGTGATCAACCTGGCCAACACCA TTCTTGGTGCTGGTCTTCTCGCCATGCCCTCTGCGCTCTCCAAGATGGGCGTCTTCCTCGGCATCTTCGTCATCGCATGGGCTGGTACAACAGCAGGCTTCGGTCTCTACCTACAGACGCGCTGCGCACGATACATTGATCGCGGACATGTTTCCTTTGCGACCCTGTCCCAGATGACATATCCGAATGCATCCATCATCTTTGACGCGGCCATCGCCATCAAGTGCTTCGGTGTGGCAGTCAGCTATCTGATCATCATAGGAGATTTGATGCCGGGAGTGGTTCGTGGATTTGCGCCGGGTGCTGCAGAGATTGGTTTTCTGGTTGACCGGCAGTTCTGGATCACAGCATTCAT GCTCATCGTCATACCCCTATCTTTCCTCCGCCGTCTAGACTCGCTCAAGTATACCAGCGTCATCGCCCTCTTCTCAATAGCCTATCTAGTAGTCCTCGTGGTGGCACACTTTATCAAAGGCGATACTATTGCAGACCGAGGCACTGTTCGCGTATTCCAGTGGGCAGGCCCGGTCAATGCACTCGCCGCCTTTCCCGTTATTGTCTTCGCCTACACATGTCACCAGAACATGTTCTCCATCCTCAACGAACTCGCCGATAACTCTCACTTCCAGACGACGACTGTCATCTTTGCCTCGATTGGGGGCGCGTGTGGATTGTACATATTGACTGGCATTACAGGTTACCTTTCCTATGGCGACAATATTCACGGAAATATCGTCTCCATGTACCCAACCGCAGTCGCCAGTACTATCGGCCGCCTTGCTATCGTCATTCTGGTCATGTTCTCGTACCCACTGCAGATCCATCCTTGCCGCGCCAGCCTCGATGCATGCATGAAGTGGCGTCCCGGTGGTGTACGAAAACCAGTCGAAGGCAGTCCTTCTAGGAACAGTCTCATGACCAACACACCTAAGCCACGCTCCCCGAAGAGCGCCGAGATGAGCGATCTCAAGTTCGCAATCATATCGACCATCTTGATCATCATGTCATTCATCACcgccatgaccgtctccAGTCTCGAAAAGGTACTCGCGTACGTTGGATCCACCGGGTCAACAACGATATCCTTCATCTTACCGGGACTATTCTACTACAAGATATCTGACCCCGAGTCAACCCACCATCAGCGACTTGTCAAGAACGAGGACGATGAGAGTGAGTATCAGAGTGGAGAAGTCGAAGGCTATGTGACCAGCGAGGGTCATATGAACCGTGACTGGCGGAGGGGATTACTGAGAAACATGGCGCTTGCGTTGAGCATTTACGGTGTCGTCGTCATGGTCGTCTGTTTGATTACGAACACCTTTTTGGTAGCGGCTGCGCATTAG
- a CDS encoding SH3-1 multi-domain protein codes for MPAYGSVGSPSLRKMENGYGQRSQGFSLGRIIGDPFALATISIGILAWIIAFVSSIISAIHGGFPNFAWWTLVFMFFCIAGVTITVASDAERTYHVAIVGFLSAGLVFTTSSVNSLVYSPVAPFEAAAAGYILLSMITIVWVFYYGSQPQASHRTFVDSYALHKEGPGSRSSRPISNGYTNRPETQNASIPPQMYTSAQLNGFETSSPVSGYPGGPAGANGRNSSAPQFGGMGNSQTPTHDEQQQEASIEYPYRAKAIYSYEANPDDANEISFQKHDILEVSDVSGRWWQAKKPNGETGIAPSNYLILL; via the exons ATGCCCGCCTACGGCTCCGTAGGCTCTCCTTCACTGCGCAAAATGGAAAACGGCTACGGCCAGAGATCACAGGGCTTCAGCCTGGGCCGCATCATAGGTGACCCCTTTGCCCTGGCCACCATATCCATTGGCATC CTCGCCTGGATCATCGCCTTTGTCAGCTCCATAATATCAGCCATACACGGCGGCTTCCCCAACTTCGCATGGTGGACCCTGGTCTTCATGTTCTTCTGTATCGCCGGCGTCACCATCACAGTCGCGTCCGACGCTGAGAGGACATATCATGTTGCC ATTGTCGGCTTCTTGTCTGCCGGACTAGTCTTCACCACCTCGTCTGTCAACTCGCTCGTCTACTCGCCCGTCGCCCCCTTCGAAGCTGCCGCTGCCGGCTACATCCTGCTCTCCATGATTACA ATTGTCTGGGTCTTCTACTACGGCTCTCAACCGCAAGCCAGCCACCGCACCTTTGTCGACTCATACGCCCTTCATAAGGAGGGCCCTGGCTCGCGCTCCTCCCGCCCAATCTCCAACGGCTACACGAACCGCCCCGAGACACAGAATGCCAGCATCCCTCCCCAAATGTACACGTCAGCGCAGCTGAACGGTTTCGAAACATCATCTCCCGTATCCGGCTATCCGGGAGGCCCAGCTGGAGCCAACGGCCGCAATTCGTCCGCGCCGCAATTCGGAGGCATGGGCAACTCGCAGACCCCTACCCATGACGAGCAACAGCAGGAAGCCTCGATCGAGTACCCGTACCGCGCAAAGGCCATCTACAGCTACGAGGCCAACCCCGACGATGCAAACGAAATCAGCTTCCAGAAGCACGACATCCTCGAAGTATCCGACGTCAGCGGACGGTGGTGGCAGGCGAAAAAGCCAAACGGCGAGACAGGTATTGCACCAAGCAACTACCTCATCTTGCTATAA